One genomic segment of Styela clava chromosome 3, kaStyClav1.hap1.2, whole genome shotgun sequence includes these proteins:
- the LOC120342712 gene encoding methylcrotonoyl-CoA carboxylase subunit alpha, mitochondrial-like, translating to MHRFRVRLKNFTTNIHRGAYQNKHGSLWYSSSSKNVQLENEMSTRNIRKLVIANRGEIACRVMKTAKRMGISTVAVYSEPDKHQLHVEVADEAYCIGPAASQLSYLNTENIFNVIRTSGAEAVHPGYGFLSENAEFADACESKGVIFVGPPSSAIRDMGIKSTSKKIMSSAGVPIIEGYHGENQDDSFLLKKAQEIGFPVMIKAVRGGGGKGMRIAETESEFQEQLESARRESKKSFNDDIVLIEKFVERPRHVEVQVFGDSHGNAVYLFERDCSVQRRHQKIIEEAPAPNILEKTQKRMGEAAVRAALAVGYVGAGTVEFVMDPNENFFFMEMNTRLQVEHPVTEMISSTDLVEWQLRVAQGEKIPMNQEQLTCRGHSFEARIYAEDPDNNFMPGAGNLQHLSSLTDIYSDPAVRLETGVRQGDDISPYYDPLMAKLVVWGPDRTSALQKLIQNLDEYSAVGVPTNIRFLKKLATHPEFVKGNVHTGFIEEHDAELFPKALSVDPTTLCKAALAVVLNEQNQNFISPFDLSTGFKVNLPSHQVIPIKVDEVELKVDVVKRNGRNTEYTMNVDGKCFEVSGSLETISGTTWVRSVINGVSNKTKLFFDQTGSKKKIRESDTLTLFLRDGICQILFPLAKFYESFSQTTGSGGSGAIAPMTGTVEKILVSHGDEVSAGQPLAVMIAMKMEHTIRAPHAGVIQTVLFSEGDTVERNSPLFTFKIGDE from the exons ATGCATCGATTTCGTGTTCGTCTAAAAAACTTTACTACCAACATCCATCGTGGTGCTTATCAGAATAAACATGGGTCTTTATGGTACTCGAGCAGTTCGAAAAATGTGCAACTGGAGAATGAAATGTCGACTCGAAATATAAGAAAACTAGTAATAGCTAATAGGGGTGAAATAGCATGTAGAGTTATGAAGACCGCAAAAAG aaTGGGAATTTCAACTGTAGCAGTTTACAGTGAGCCTGACAAACATCAACTACATGTTGAAGTGGCAGATGAAGCATATTGTATTGGACCTGCAGCCTCGCAGCTTAGCTATCTAAATacggaaaatatatttaat GTGATTCGCACAAGTGGCGCTGAGGCTGTTCATCCTGGTTATGGGTTTCTTTCAGAAAATGCTGAATTTGCTGATGCTTGTGAAAGTAAAGGTGTAATATTTGTTGGACCACCTTCATCTGCAATTAGGGACATGGGTATAAAAAGCACATCTAAGAAGATTATGTCATCTGCAGGAGTACCCATTATTGAAG GTTATCATGGAGAAAACCAAGATGATTCTTTTTTACTGAAAAAAGCACAAGAAATTGGATTTCCTGTCATGATCAAGGCAGTTAGAGGCGGAGGTGGTAAGGGAATGAGAATTGCAGAAACAGAAAGTGAATTTCAGGAACAACTTGAGTCAGCAAGACGTGAATCCAAAAAATCTTTCAATGATGATAtagttttgattgaaaaatttgtaGAAAGACCAAGACATGTTGAAGTTCAG GTATTCGGGGATAGTCATGGAAATGCTGTTTATTTGTTTGAAAGAGACTGCAGTGTTCAAAGGCGGCATCAAAAAATTATAGAAGAGGCTCCTGCTCCTAATATATTAGAAAAGACTCAAAAACGAATGGGTGAGGCAGCAGTGCGTGCTGCTCTGGCTGTTGGATATGTTGGAGCAGGAACGGTGGAATTTGTTATGGACcctaatgaaaattttttttttatggagATGAATACCAGATTACAG GTTGAACATCCTGTGACGGAAATGATATCTTCAACTGACTTAGTAGAATGGCAACTTCGAGTTGCTCAAGGTGAAAAAATCCCGATGAATCAG GAGCAACTCACATGCAGAGGACATTCATTTGAAGCAAGAATTTATGCCGAAGATCCTGATAACAATTTCATGCCTGGTGCTGGAAATTTGCAACATTTATCCAGTTTGACAGATATTTACTCTGATCCTGCTGTTCGACTAGAGACTGGAGTTAGACAAGGTGATGATATTTCACCTTATTACGATCCATTGATGGCTAAATTGGTCGTTTGGGGTCCTGATAGAACCAGTGCTCTTCAGAAGTTGATACAAAATCTGGATGAATATAGTGCTGTGGGTGTGCCTACTAACataagatttttgaaaaaacttgctACGCATCCGGAATTTGTGAAAGGCAATGTACACACCGGATTTATTGAAGAACATGATGCTGAACTATTCCCAAAAGCACTTTCAGTCGATCCAACAACGTTATGTAAAGCTGCACTAGCGGTTGTTTTGAacgaacaaaatcaaaatttcatttctcCATTCGATCTGTCTACTGGATTCAAAGTCAATTTGCCATCACATCAAGTTATTCCAATTAAGGTTGATGAGGTTGAGTTGAAAGTTGATGTTGTAAAAAGAAATGGGCGTAATACGGAGTATACAATGAACGTTGACGGAAAGTGCTTTGAAGTATCTGGAAGTTTGGAGACAATTTCGGGAACGACCTGGGTGAGATCAGTCATCAATGgagtttcaaataaaacaaagttgTTTTTTGACCAGACTGGGtcgaaaaaaaagataagaGAGTCTGATACTCTCACACTGTTTTTGCGGGATGGAATCTGTCAAATACTTTTTCCTTTGGCCAAATTTTATGAATCTTTTTCACAAACAACAGGCAGTGGTGGCTCTGGAGCTATTGCACCAATGACTGGAACAGTAGAAAAAATACTAGTTTCTCATGGTGATGAGGTTTCAGCTGGGCAACCTCTCGCTGTGATGATTGCGATGAAAATGGAACATACAATACGAGCACCACATGCAGGTGTTATCCAGACTGTTCTTTTTAGTGAGGGTGACACAGTAGAACGTAATTCACCATTATTCACATTTAAAATAGGAGATGAGTGA